The segment ATGCGCCGCACCCTCCTCTCTTCGATTCCCGGCGCTGCTGTCACCAGCATCCGCATCGACGGCGTGCTGCACGAGTTCACGACGGTCCCCGGTGTGAAGGAAGACGTCACCGAGGTCATTCTGAACATCAAGAGCCTCGTCGTCTCCAGCGAGCACGACGAGCCGATCACCGCCTACCTGCGCAAGCAGGGCGCCGGTCAGGTCACCGCCGCCGACATCTCGGTGCCGGCCGGAGTCGAGGTCCACAACCCCGAGCTCGTCATCGCGACCCTGAACGACAAGGCCAAGTTCGAGCTGGAGCTGACCATCGAGCGCGGTCGCGGTTATGTGTCCGCCGTCCAGAACCGCTCGGAGTTCTCCGAGGCCGGCCAGATCCCGATCGACTCGATCTACTCGCCCGTCCTCAAGGTGACCTACCGGGTCGAGGCGACCCGTGCCGGTGAGCGCACCGACTTCGACCGTCTCGTCGTCGACGTCGAGACGAAGCCGGCCATCAGCCCCCGCGACGCCATCGCTTCGGCGGGCCGCACGCTGACGGAGCTCTTCGGCCTGGCCCGCGAGCTCAACACCGCCGCCGAGGGCATCGAGATCGGCCCCGCGCCGGTCGACGCCGTCCTCTCGTCGGAGCTCCAGACCCCGATCGAAGACCTCGACCTCTCGGTGCGCAGCTACAACTGCCTCAAGCGCGAGGGCATCAACACGGTGTCCGAGCTCGTCGCCCTCTCGGAGACGCAGCTCATGAACATCCGCAACTTCGGACAGAAGTCGGTCGACGAGGTGAAGGACAAGCTCGTCGAGCTCGGCCTCTCGCTGAAGGACACCGTCCCCGGTTTCGACGGCGCCCACTTCTACAGCGGCTACGACGAGGAGGAGACCAACTAGGTCTCCTGCTGTCCGCCTTCCCCTCTCAACACTTAGGAAACGACAATGCCCAAGCCCACCAAGGGTCCCCGCCTCGGAGGCGGCCCGGCGCACGAGCGCCTTCTCCTCGCCAACATGGCCGGTCAGCTGTTCACGCACAAGAGCATCAAGACCACCGAGACGAAGGCCAAGCGCCTCCGCCCCGTGGCCGAGCGTCTGGTGACCTTCGCCAAGCGCGGCGACCTGCACTCGCGCCGTCGCGTGCAGGCCATCCTCCGCAACAAGGAGTCCACGCACATCCTGTTCTCGGAGGTCGCGCCGCTGCTCGAGCTCCGCGAGGGCGGGTACACCCGGATCACGAAGCTCGGCTTCCGCAAGGGTGACAACGCGTCGATGGTCCAGATCGAGCTCGTCCTCGAGCCCGTCACCCCGAAGACGAAGCGCAGCAGCTCGTCCTCGAAGGTCGGCGTGCCCGCGACGACGCAGGCCCTCCTGGAGGAGCCGGCCGAGGAGCTGACCGTCTCCGACGAGGCCATCATCGAGGCCACGACCGAGGCGCCCGTCGACTCCGACGTGGTCCCCGAGTCGACCGGCGAGCTCGAGTCGGAGTCCGCCGACGACCTGACGGCGTCCGACGAGACGATCATCGAGGCCACCACGGAGGCCCCGAAAGACGAGAAGTAACCTTCTCGCCGCTTCGCCGAAAGGCCCGCTCCCCTCGGGGGCGGGCCTTTCGCCGTCCTGCCCTCTCGTAGAATCGAGGGCGTGGACAGCGAGACAGGCCGGACGACCCGGATCCGGCTCGACCTCTCGTACGACGGCACCCGATTCAGCGGCTGGAGCCGTCAGCCGGGTCTCCGGACCGTTCAGGGCGAGATCGAGAGCGCTCTCGAGATCGTCTTCCAGCGTCACCTGCCCGCTCCCGTCACCGTGGTGGCGGGCCGCACCGACACCGGCGTCCACGCGATCGGCCAGGTCGCTCACCTCGACGTGACCCCGGAGCAGTTCGCGCTCCTCCAGCGCCCTCACCGCAACGTCACCAAGTACCCGACGTTCCCGCCGGCCATGATGCTCGCGCGCCGGATCAACGGGCTCGCGGGGGCGGAGGAGGACCTCCACATCACGCACGCCTCCGTCGTGCCCGACACGTTCGACGCCCGCTACTCGGCGCTCTGGCGCGAGTACGAGTACCGCGTGTCCGACCTCACGGGGCCGCGCAACCCCATCCGGCGGCACGACACCCTGTGGTTCCCGGCCACGGTCGACCTCGACCTCCTGAACGCGGCTGCGCTCTCGCTCCTGGGACTCCACGACTGGGCCGCCTACTGCCGGCCCCGCGACGGCGCGACGACGGTCCGGACCCTGCAGGAGTTCCACTGGCGCCGCGAGGCGGACGGGATCCTGGTCGCCCGGGTGCGCGCGGACGCCTTCTGCCACAGCATGGTGCGCTCGCTCGTCGGCGCGACGCTCGCGATCGCGGAGGGTCGTCTCCCGCTCGAGGCCGCCGTGGAGATCCGCGAGGCGCGCCTCCGCGACGGCCAGTTCAAGGTGGCTCAGGCCAAGGGGCTGACGCTTCGCGAGGTGCGCTACCCCCACGACGAGCACTTCGGGCAGCGCGCCGAGCAGACGAGGGCGCGCCGCGCCGCGCTCTGACCCGGGTACTGTGGCGGCGTGATCCTGCGCGAGGCCGTTCCGGCCGACATCCCCGAGCTGCTTCGTCTCACCGTCGAGCTGGCCGTCTACGAGCGGGAGCCGGACGCCGTGAAGACGAGCGAGAGCGATCTCGCGCGGGCGCTCTTCGCCGAGCATCCTGCGGTCTTCGCGTTCGTGGTGGAGGACGACGTCGAGAGCAGGCTCGCGGGGATGGCGATCTGGTTCCTGACCTTCTCGACCTGGGAGGGCGTGCACGGCATCCACCTCGAAGACCTCTACGTGAGTCCGGAGCATCGGGGCCGGGGCCACGGGAAGGCGCTGCTCTCGAGGCTGGCCGCCCTCTGCGCCGAGCGGGGCTACGCCCGCCTGGAGTGGAACGTGCTCGACTGGAACGAGCCTGCCATCGGCTTCTATCGCTCGCTCGACGCCGAGGCGCTCACCGACTGGACCACCTTTCGCCTATCGGGCGACCCGCTCGCGGTTGCCGCCGCTGCACACGTCCTGTAACGTGTCCCCTTGGTGTCTGCGCAACTGCGCGCGTTCACCCGAAGTTGAGCCCTCCACCTGACTCGTTCCCGTGCGATCCGCGCGAGAACGGCAACGGAGCGGGATTCACGAACCTCTCACCTCGACCAGAAAGCAGCACTACTGTGACGCGCACTTTCTCCCCCACCCCGGCTGATG is part of the Frondihabitans sp. 762G35 genome and harbors:
- a CDS encoding DNA-directed RNA polymerase subunit alpha, which produces MLIAQRPTLTEENISEFRSRFVIEPLEPGFGYTLGNSMRRTLLSSIPGAAVTSIRIDGVLHEFTTVPGVKEDVTEVILNIKSLVVSSEHDEPITAYLRKQGAGQVTAADISVPAGVEVHNPELVIATLNDKAKFELELTIERGRGYVSAVQNRSEFSEAGQIPIDSIYSPVLKVTYRVEATRAGERTDFDRLVVDVETKPAISPRDAIASAGRTLTELFGLARELNTAAEGIEIGPAPVDAVLSSELQTPIEDLDLSVRSYNCLKREGINTVSELVALSETQLMNIRNFGQKSVDEVKDKLVELGLSLKDTVPGFDGAHFYSGYDEEETN
- the rplQ gene encoding 50S ribosomal protein L17 translates to MPKPTKGPRLGGGPAHERLLLANMAGQLFTHKSIKTTETKAKRLRPVAERLVTFAKRGDLHSRRRVQAILRNKESTHILFSEVAPLLELREGGYTRITKLGFRKGDNASMVQIELVLEPVTPKTKRSSSSSKVGVPATTQALLEEPAEELTVSDEAIIEATTEAPVDSDVVPESTGELESESADDLTASDETIIEATTEAPKDEK
- a CDS encoding tRNA pseudouridine synthase A, whose translation is MDSETGRTTRIRLDLSYDGTRFSGWSRQPGLRTVQGEIESALEIVFQRHLPAPVTVVAGRTDTGVHAIGQVAHLDVTPEQFALLQRPHRNVTKYPTFPPAMMLARRINGLAGAEEDLHITHASVVPDTFDARYSALWREYEYRVSDLTGPRNPIRRHDTLWFPATVDLDLLNAAALSLLGLHDWAAYCRPRDGATTVRTLQEFHWRREADGILVARVRADAFCHSMVRSLVGATLAIAEGRLPLEAAVEIREARLRDGQFKVAQAKGLTLREVRYPHDEHFGQRAEQTRARRAAL
- a CDS encoding GNAT family N-acetyltransferase, with the translated sequence MILREAVPADIPELLRLTVELAVYEREPDAVKTSESDLARALFAEHPAVFAFVVEDDVESRLAGMAIWFLTFSTWEGVHGIHLEDLYVSPEHRGRGHGKALLSRLAALCAERGYARLEWNVLDWNEPAIGFYRSLDAEALTDWTTFRLSGDPLAVAAAAHVL